CCCTGTCCGCGTGCGCCGGGAAGGCATTGTGATGGACTTGCTCACTCCCGAGATCGCCGCGCGGCTGCGCGCCAATGCCGACGCGCAAGATGCCGCGAGCCGCGCCGGTACGCGCGAGCCCGATCCCGTGCCATTGGTCAAATTCTTCAATCCGCTTGGCGCAGCCACATGGCTCGCGACCGAACTCGACGCGGACGGCGACACGCTGTTCGGACTCGCCGACCTTGGTTTTGGCTGTCCTGAGCTTGGCTCGTTCAGCCTGTCCGAAATCGCAGCCGTGCGCTTGCCGTTCGGCCTCGGCATCGAGCGCGACATCGGTTTTTCGAGTGCCGTGCCGCTGTCGGTCTGGGCCCATACCGCGCGCCGCTCAGGGTCGATCCTCGACGCGGCGCGGCTGCTGCGCGCGATCGAGTCGCAGCTTCGGGCGAGTCCCGCGCCGGATGACGGCGACGCTCCCGATCCCGACCAGCTTCCGCCGCCCTGACGGGCGGCGGCTGAGGGTTCCCATCAAAGTACCACTT
This portion of the Sphingomonas sp. So64.6b genome encodes:
- a CDS encoding DUF2958 domain-containing protein — translated: MDLLTPEIAARLRANADAQDAASRAGTREPDPVPLVKFFNPLGAATWLATELDADGDTLFGLADLGFGCPELGSFSLSEIAAVRLPFGLGIERDIGFSSAVPLSVWAHTARRSGSILDAARLLRAIESQLRASPAPDDGDAPDPDQLPPP